The DNA region CGCCACTCGCGCTTCGAGCACGGGATGCACCTGATGCGCGCGGCGACGACGGGTTTTCTGGTCGTCGCCGTCGTGAAGATCCTGCATCGCGAACCGGCCGATCCCGTCTATTGGCTCACGGGCGCCTTTGCGATGCTGTGCTTCGCGCGCTTCAAGCTGCCCGTGTATGCCGTCTACGGTGCGGTCGCGATCGCGTGCGGCGCATGGCTGTGGGCCGTCGCGCATTGACGGCCGGCGGCAGTCACCGCCACCGCTCGCCCCTTCCCGCTCAGCCTGCCTGCACCGCGACGCGGCGTGCGACCCAGCGCGCCCGCAGCGCGTCGTACGCGAGGTTGAAGCAGAACGTGTAAGGCAGGAAGAACAGCACTATGCCGAGGTCGAGCAGCAGCGCCTCGACGAGGCTCACATTCAGCCACCACGCGGCGACCGGCACCACCATCGCGACGAGGCCGAGCTCGAACGCGACCGCATGCGCGACCCGCATCCCCACCGTGCGCGTGAGGCCGGCGCGCCGCTCGAAGCGGTCGAACAGCGTGTTGAACGTCATGTTCCAGGCCATCGCGATCAGCGACACCATCACCGTCAGCACGCCGACGTGCGACACCGGCATGTCGAGCAGCCATGCGCCGATCGGCGCGCATAGCGCGATCGCCACCAGCTCGAACGTCAGCGCGTGAACGAGGCGTTCCGTCACCGTTTTATTCATCTGTTTCATGCTTCCCTCCGATTCGTTTGCTCAGATCATGTGTGGCATTCTAATCGGCACGACCGTATGAATCCAGTTTGATATCATCGGTTTTACCGATACAACGCGATGAGATCCGCCACATGCGCCACGCACCCGAAGCCCTGCTCGCCTTCGCCGAAGCCGCGCTGCTCGGCTCGTTCACGGCCGCCGCGCGCAAGCTGGGCAAGCGCCAGTCGACGGTGTCCGAAGCGATCGCGAACCTCGAGATCGATCTCGGCGTGCAGCTGTTCGACCGCTCGACGCGCACGCCGACGCTGACCGATGCCGGCCGCGCGCTGCTGCCGCAGGTGCAGCGCACGCTGGAAGCCGGCGCGGCGATCGACCGCACCGCCGCGCGGCTTGCGCAGGGCGAGGAAGCGCGGCTCACGCTCGTCGTGTCCGATACGTACCAGTCGAAGCGTTACGAGGAGACCTTGATGGCGCTCGAGCGGCGCTTTCCGGTGCTCGAGCTCGAATGCCAGATCGCCGAGCACGAGGACGTGCTCGACCTGATCCAGCAGGGCCGCGCGCAGCTCGGGCTGATGGCCGCACGCGCCGTCTACCCGCCCAATATCGGCGCGGCGACGGTGGCGGAGGAATCCGAGATCGGTCTGTTCGTCGGGCGCACGCACGCGCTGGCCGCCCACGGCGACGCCGACGTGCCGCATGCGGCGCTGCGCGACGCGCGCGAGCTGCGCCTGAACACCTACGTGAAACCGGAGGATCGCGGCGCCGACGACCGGATCGTCGTCGGCACACAGCGCTGGCTCGCGCCGAGCTATCTGATGCTGCTGGAGATGGCGGTGCTGGGGTTCGGCTGGGCCGAGCTGCCGCGCTGGATGGTCGAGCACTTCGCGCGCGACCGGCTGTGCGAGTTGCGCTCGCGCGGCTGGCCGCGCCGCGTGCGGGTCGATGCGGTGTGGTCGCGCAACCGGCCGCTCGGCCCGGCCGGCGCGTGGCTGCTCGACGCGATGCTGGCCGCGTAGCGGCGCGCGGCACCGCGCCGGCGGCGAACGCCGAACGGCGCCGCGGAATCGGAGGTCAGAAGCCGCGCGACAGCACGGCGGCGCCGATCGTCACGACGCCGAGCACGAGATTGACGACGACGAGCAGGCGCACCGTGTTCACGGCACGCGCGCCATCGGGCCAGTTCTGCGCCTGCACCGCGCGGCGGATACGCGGGAACAGCGCGAAGCGGATGTGGCCGAAGATCAGCATCATCACGACGCCCAGCCCCGCCATCGCATGCAGCGTCCACGTCGCGTGCGCGCCGCCGAATGCCATCAGCAGGAATCCGCCGGACAGCAGAATCACGATCACCGAGCCCGACACCCAGTTGAAGAAGCGGCCGAACACGCCTTCGATCAGCGGCAGCCTGAGCTGCGGCGTCAGGTCGGACAGCGCCGGGCGCAGGCAGAAATTCGCGAAGACCATCCCGCCCACCCACACGGCGACGGCCAGCAGGTGAAGAAACAGCGCGACGGCAACAGCGTGGGACATGGCGACAATCCTGATAGGGGTTGGGTGCAACGAACAGCCGCGTCATGCGCGGTCTCGAGCGACGTTCGACCGGCGGGCCGCCGCTCGGTTCGGACCCCGGGCGGCATTTCACACTATTTTGCAAATTCCGCGTGACGCCGCCACTGTCGCTTACCTGAATACGCCGCCCAAAAGAACAGGCCGCACGCCCGCCGAAGCGGAGGTGCGGCCTGCGATGCCGGTCGAGCCGGCGCGCGGATGCGGCGTCAGCCGAGCAGCGGACGCAGTTCGTTGACGACCTTGAGCTTCGTCTCCGGCGCGCGGCCCTTGCGTGCGCGCTTGCCGATGTGCGGCGCGAGCCCCGCGTACGACAGCGTCTCGTCCTGCGCCTTGCCGCCGCGGCCGGTGCCGATCAGCACGACGCCGGCCGGATCGATCGCGAGCGCCTGCACGAGCGTTTCCTTGTCGTCGAGCGCCATCAGGATCACGCCGCGGCCGCCGCCGGACAGCGTCTTCATCTCGTCCATCCCGAACACCAGCAGCCGGCCGCCGCTCGACAGGCACGCGACCTGCGTCGCGTTCGGCAGCACCGGCATCGGCGCGAGCGGCACCGCGCCCGCATCGATCGTCATGAATGCCTTGCCGGCCTTCACGCGGCTCACCATGTCGCCGACCTTCGCGAGGAAGCCGAACCCGTTGCTCGACGCGAGCAGCAGTTGCTGGTCGACCGGCGCCGCGAAGTAGTGCATCAGGTGCGAGCCCGATTCGAGCTCGATCAGCGACGTCACCGGCACGCCGTCGCCGCGGCCGCCCGGCAGCACCGACACGTCGACCGAGTACACGCGCCCGCTGCTGCCCCACGCGATCAGGCGGTCGGGCGTGCGGCACTGGAATGCCGCGTACAGGTGGTCGCCCGCCTTGAACGTGAAGCCGGCCGGGTCGAGCCCGTGACCCTTCAGCGCGCGCACCCAGCCCTTCTGCGACACGACGACCGTCACCGGCTCGTCCACCACCTTCGCCTCGAACGTCGCGCGCTTTTCCTGCTGGATCAGCGTGCGGCGATCGTCGCCGTACTGCTTCGCGTCGGTCTCGATCTCCTTGATCATCAGCCGCTTCATCGCGCTTTCGTTCGCGAGCAGCTCCTCGAGCTTCGCCTTCTCGTCGCGCAGCGTCTCGAGCTCCTTCTCGATCTTGATCTTCTCGAGCCGCGCGAGCTGACGCAGCCGGATTTCGAGGATGTCTTCCGCCTGGCGGTCGGTGAGGCCGAACGCGCTCATCAGCGCGGCCTTCGGCTCGTCCGCCTCGCGGATGATGCGAATCACCTCGTCGATGTTCAGGAAGACGATCATCCGTCCTTCGAGGATGTGGATGCGGTCGTCGACCTTCGCGAGACGATGGCGGGACCGGCGCGTCATCGTCAGCTGGCGGAACTTCACCCATTCGTCGAGGATCGTCAGCAGCCCCTTCTGGCCCGGCCGGCCGTCGGCGCCGATCATCACGAGGTTCAGCGTCGCGTTCGACTCGAGGCTCGTGTACGCGAGCAGCGTGTTCACGAATTCCGTCTGGTCAATCGTGCGCGACTTCGGCTCGAACACGAGCCGCACCGCCGCTTCCTTGCCCGACTCGTCGCGCACCGCGTCGAGCAGGTCGAGCATTGCCTTCTTCGTGTTGAGCTGTTCGGGCGTGAGCGTCTTCTTGCCGAGCTTGAGCTTCGGGTTGGTCAGCTCCTCGATTTCCTCGAGCACCTTCTGGCCCGACGTGCTCGGCGGCAGCTCGGTGACGACGAGTTGCCACTGGCCGCGCGCGAGATCCTCGATCTTCCAGCGCGCGCGCACCTTCAGGCTGCCGCGGCCGGTTTCATAGGCCGCCGCGATCTCGGTGTCGCTCGAGATGATCTGGCCGCCGCCCGGGAAGTCCGGGCCGGGGATCAGGTTCATCAGCTCCGCGTGCGTGAGCTTCGGATTGCGGATCAATGCGACCGCCGCCGCCGCGACCTCGCGCAGGTTGTGCGACGGGATTTCGGTGGCGAGGCCGACCGCGATGCCCGATGCGCCGTTCAGCAGCACGAACGGCATGCGGCTCGGCAGCGTCTTCGGTTCCTCGAACGAGCCGTCGTAGTTCGGCATGAAGTCGACCGTGCCCTGGTCGATCTCGTCGAGCAGCAGCTTCGAGATCGGCGTGAGCCGCGCTTCGGTGTATCGCATCGCCGCCGCGCCGTCGCCGTCGCGCGAGCCGAAGTTGCCCTGCCCGTCGATCAGCGGATAGCGCAGCGAGAAATCCTGTGCGAGACGCACGAGCGCGTCGTACGCCGACTGGTCGCCGTGCGGGTGGTATTTACCGAGCACGTCGCCGACCACGCGCGCCGACTTCACCGGCTTCGCGTCGGGGCCGAGGCCCATTTCGTTCATCGCGAACAGGATCCGGCGCTGCACCGGCTTCTGGCCGTCGCACACGTCGGGCAGCGCGCGGCTCTTCACGACGCTGACCGCGTAGCTGAGGTACGCCTGCTCCGCGTAATTGCCGAGCGTCAGCGCATCGGCGTCCGGTGCGTCGGACCCGGCGAAGAGATCGGAAGTATTGTCGTCCATCTGAATTCCGTATTCGTAAATGGCGTGAGGCCGGGCCGGGCGTCATGCCCGGCCGCGCGGGTTAGATGTCCGCTTCGACGTCGTTGCCCTTTTCCTCGAGCCAGCCGCGCCGCGCGGCTGCCTCGCCCTTGCCCATCAGCATCGTCATCCGCGCGACGGTCGACTCGTAGTCGAGCTCGCCGAGCTTCACCGGCATCAGGCGGCGCGTGTCGGGGTTCATCGTGGTGTCCCACAGCTGCTCCGCGCTCATTTCGCCGAGCCCCTTGAAGCGGCTGATGCTCCATTGGGTTTCACGCACGCCGTCCTTGCGCAGCTTGTCGAGCGTCGCCTCGAGTTCGCCTTCGTCGAGCGCATAGAGCTTCTGCGCGGGCTTCTTGCCGCGCGCGGGCGCATCGACGCGGAACAGCGGCGGCCGCGCGACATGCACGTGGCCGCGTTCGATCAGCTGCGGGAAGTGCTTGAAGAACAGCGTGAGCAGCAGCACCTGGATGTGCGAGCCGTCGACGTCCGCGTCCGACAGGATGCAGATCTTGCCGTAGCGCAGGTTCGACAGATCGACGGTTTCGTCCGGGCTGTGCGGATCGACGCCGATCGCGACCGAGATGTCATGCACCTCGTTGTTCGCGAAGAGGCGGTCGCGCTCGGTTTCCCACGTATTCAGCACCTTGCCGCGCAGCGGCAGGATCGCCTGGTATTCCTTGTCGCGGCCCATCTTGGCGGAACCGCCCGCCGAGTCGCCCTCGACGAGGAACAATTCGTTGCGCGCGATATCTTCCGTCTCGCAATCGGTCAGCTTGCCGGGCAGCACCGCGACGCCCGAGCTCTTGCGCTTCTCGACCTTCTGGCCCGCGCGCGTGCGCGCCTGCGCCTGCTTGATCACGAGTTCGGCGAGCTTCTTGCCGTGCTCGACGTGCTGGTTCAGCCACAGCTCGAGCGCCGGCCGCGAGAACGACGACACGAGCTTCACCGCGTCGCGGCTGTTCAGGCGCTCCTTGATCTGCCCTTGAAACTGCGGGTCGAGCACCTTCGCGGACAGCACGAACGACACGCGTGCGAACACGTCTTCCGCGAGCAGCTTCACGCCCTTCGGCTGCAGGTTGTGCAGTTCGACGAAGCTTTTCACCGCCTGGTAGAGACCGTCGCGCAGGCCCGACTCGTGCGTGCCGCCGGCCGGCGTCGGGATCAGGTTCACGTACGACTCGCGCACCAGCGAACCTTCCTCGCTCCATGCGACGACCCACGACGCGCCCTCGCCTTCGGCGAAGGTTTCGTCGGTCGAACGCGCATCGGCGAAGCGCTCGCCCTCGAACAGCGGGATCAGCAGCTCGCTGCCGTTCATCTCGTCGAGCAGGTAGCCGCGCAGGCCGTCCTCGTATTTCCAGGTCTGGCGTTCGCCGGTCTTCTCGTTGACGAGCACGACCTCGACGCCCGGCAGCAGCACGGCCTTCGAGCGCAGCAGGCGCTGCAGCTCGCCGAGCGGCAGGTTCGGCGAATCGAAGTACTTCGGATTCGGCCATACCTGCACGCGCGTGCCGGATTTCTTCTCGCCGCGGCCCGCGCCTTGCGTCGCGAGCGGCTTCACGACATCGCCGTCGGCGAAGCCGAGTTCGGCGATCTTGCCGTCGCGCCAGACCGTCACGTCGAGGCGCGTCGCCAGTGCGTTCGTGACCGACACGCCGACGCCGTGCAGGCCGCCCGAGAACGTGTACGCGCCGCCGGCGGCCTTGTCGAACTTGCCGCCCGCGTGCAGGCGCGTGAACACGATCTCGACGACCGGCACGCCTTCCTCGGGGTGCATGCCGAACGGGATGCCGCGGCCGTCGTCCTCGACCGATACCGACTGGTCGGTGTGCAGCGTGACGATGATCTGCTTGCCGTAGCCGCCGAGCGCCTCGTCGGACGCGTTGTCGATGACTTCCTGAATGATGTGCAGCGGATTTTCGGTACGGGTGTACATGCCGGGCCGCTGCTTGACCGGCTCGAGACCCTTGAGCACCTTGATCGATGCTTCGCTATAGGCCGCGCTGGGCTTCTTCGTTGACATAGGCGCTGAATTTCGTCATTCATCGGGACGTTGTCCACACCTGGTGTGGATAACGTCGTGGACAAAACGTTGAGTTCCGTAAAAAAGCGAATCGAAACAACGCTGTGCTTGGACTGCTTCGAAAGCGGGCGCGCGGCATGCGCTGCGCGACCCGGGACGCGCGGTATTTTACTGGTTCCGCGTGGCGCGCCATCGCAAGATCATCGCGCGGTGCGGGCGGCCATGCGGCGGGCGTACGACGCGCCGGCCCGCGACGCGCCGCGCGCCGTGCGTCAGACCGGTTTGCGCTTCGCCTCGAGCGTTTCCCACCGCTCGAGCGCGGCGAGCAGTTCGTCGTCGATCGCCGCGAACCGTTCGGTCAGGCGCCTGCCTTCCTGCGGATCCTTCGCGAAGATCGCGCCGTCCTCGAGCTGCGCGTTGATCGTCTTCTGTTCTTCCTCGAGCGCCGCGATCTTCTGCGGCAGCGCATCGAGTTCGCGCTGCTCGTTGAACGACAGCTTGACCGTGCGCTGCGCGTTGCGGCCGGCCGCGCTTTTCGCCGGGTCTTCCTTGACCGGCGCCGCTTCCTTCACCGCGCGCTTCGCCGCTTCCTGCTGCGCGAGCTGCTGTGAACGCTCGCTCTGGATCTGCCAGTCGGTGAAGCCGCCGACGTATTCGCGCCACTTGCCGTCGCCCTCCGCCGCGATCACCGACGTCACGACGTTGTCGAGGAACGCGCGATCGTGGCTGACGAGCAGCACCGTGCCGTCATAGTCGGCCAGCAGCTCTTCGAGCAGTTCGAGCGTCGGGATGTCGAGGTCGTTGGTCGGTTCGTCGAGCACCAGCACGTTGGCCGGACGCGCGAACAGGCGCGCGAGCAGCAGCCGGTTGCGCTCGCCGCCCGACAACGACTTCACCGGCGAGCGCGCGCGTTCCGGCGCGAACAGGAAGTCGCCGAGATAGCTCATCACGTGCTTGCGCACGCCGCCGATCTCGACCCATTCGCTACCGGGGCTGATCGTATCGGCCAGGCTCTTGTCCTGGTCGAGCTGCGCGCGCATCTGGTCGAAATACGCGACCTGCAGGTTCGTGCCCGTGCGCACCGTGCCCGTGTCGGGCTTCAGCTCGCCGAGGATCAGCTTGAGCAGCGTGGTCTTGCCCGCGCCGTTCGGGCCGACGAAACCGATCTTGTCGCCGCGCATGACCGACGTCGAAAACGTATCGACCACCGTTCGATCGCCGTAGCGCTTCGTCACGTCCTTCAGTTCCGCGACGATCTTGCCCGACTTCTCGCCCTGCGCGACGTCGAGCCTCACGTTGCCCTGCGAATTGCGGCGCTCCGCGCGCTCGTTGCGCATCTGCACGAGCCGCGCGATGCGCCCGACGCTGCGCGTACGGCGCGCCTCGACGCCCTTGCGGATCCACACTTCTTCCTGCGCGAGCAGCTTGTCGAATTTCTCGTTTTCCACGCGCTCGACTTCGAGCTGCTGCGCCTTGCGCGTCTGGTACGCGGAGAAATTGCCCGGATACGACAGCAGCCCGCCGCGATCGAGCTCGACGATGCGTGTCGCGACGCGGTCGAGGAACGCGCGATCGTGGGTGATGAACAGCAGGCCCGCGCGCTGCGAGACCAGCAGTTCTTCCAGCCAGCGGATGCCGTCGAAGTCGAGGTGGTTGGTCGGCTCGTCGAGCAGCAGCACGTCGGGTTGCAGCACCAGCGCGCGCGCCAGCGCGACGCGCTTCTGCATCCCGCCCGACAGCGCGTCGACGCTGGCATCGCCGTCCGTCAGGCCGATCTGCGCGAGCGTCATCGACACGCGCGTGCGCCAGTTCCACGCGTCGTGCATGTCGAGCGACGACTGCAGCGCGTTCATCCGCGCGAGCAGCGCATCGTGCTCAGCGCCTTCGGGTGTCTCGGCGAGCCGGTGCGCGATCGAATCGTATTCTTCGAGCACTTCGCGCGCGTGCGTGAGCCCCGAAGCCACGGCCTCGAACACCGTCGCGCCGGGTTCGAATTCGGGCTCCTGCGGCACGTAGACGGTCACGAGCTCCTGCTGGCGCGTGATCAGCCCGTCATCGGGCTTCGCGAGCCCGGCGACGATCTTCAGCAGCGACGACTTGCCCGCGCCGTTGCGGCCGATCAGGCCGACGCGCTCGCCGGCTTCCAGCGAGAAGTCCGCGTGATCGAGCAACGCGACGTGACCGAACGCGAGTTGCGCGCCGGTAATGGAATAAAGCGACATGGGGAGACGGCGAAGAGAGAAATCGGAAGCGCCCATTGTACCGGTGGCGGAGGCCTGCGCCGGGATGGCCGGACGGACTATGCCGGTGCGTGGTGCTTTTCGTGCTGTGACTGCTTGCAGGCGTGCGCTCGGCGGACGGCGCCGGCATGGCGCGCTTCGGCGCCGCGCGGGGCCGGCGCGGCGGGCATCCCGCCGTAGCTTCCCGGCCGGGCGCCCGCACGCGGGAGGTGCGATTACTTCACGTTGACCGTGATCGTCGAGCTCAGCTCGGGACCATACGAGCGGTGTGCGCCGTCGCCGAGTTGCAGCGTCAGCGTGTGCTTGCCGGGCGGCAGCTTCACGTCGGTTTCGGTCTGGGCCTTGCCGAAGTGCAGCGAATGTTCGGAGGCGGGAATCACGTCGCCCTTGGGCACCGGCTTGCCGTCGATCAGCAGGTGATGGTGGCCCGTGTCCGGCGTCATGTCGCCGGCCGGCTTGAGCGCCATCCCTTCGAGGCCGAACTGAACGTGCACGGGGCTCGACACCGTCGCGCCATCCTTCGGCTCGACGAAAAACACGCGCGCCTCGGCACGCGCGAGCGTCGACACGGCCAGTGCCGCGACACATACCGCACCTGCGATCCATTTCTTGTTGAGCATCGTTTCCTCCTTCAGATTGAAAGGCTCACGAAGCATACACTGCGTGCCCGGCCCGTGCGATGTCGGGCGTTGTTCGCGATGCGTACGTTTAAAAGGACGTTGCGCAGGTGTTCGGCGAAATTACGGTACTATTGCGCCTTTCGTCCGTTGGCCGCGCCGCGGACGGCATGACCGACTTTCTTCATCCCGAACGCCCTATGAGCGACGTAATCGAATACCAGAGCTGGGTCTGCCTGATTTGCGGGTGGGTCTATAACGAAGCGGAAGGCCTGCCCGACGAGGGGATCCCCGCCGGCACCCGTTTCGCCGACATTCCCGCCGACTGGCGGTGCCCGCTGTGCGACGTGGGCAAGGAAGATTTCGTCGTCGTGGATTTCTGATTTCGGTTTCCGGAAACACTGAG from Burkholderia ambifaria AMMD includes:
- a CDS encoding LysR family transcriptional regulator, with protein sequence MRHAPEALLAFAEAALLGSFTAAARKLGKRQSTVSEAIANLEIDLGVQLFDRSTRTPTLTDAGRALLPQVQRTLEAGAAIDRTAARLAQGEEARLTLVVSDTYQSKRYEETLMALERRFPVLELECQIAEHEDVLDLIQQGRAQLGLMAARAVYPPNIGAATVAEESEIGLFVGRTHALAAHGDADVPHAALRDARELRLNTYVKPEDRGADDRIVVGTQRWLAPSYLMLLEMAVLGFGWAELPRWMVEHFARDRLCELRSRGWPRRVRVDAVWSRNRPLGPAGAWLLDAMLAA
- a CDS encoding DNA topoisomerase IV subunit B; the protein is MSTKKPSAAYSEASIKVLKGLEPVKQRPGMYTRTENPLHIIQEVIDNASDEALGGYGKQIIVTLHTDQSVSVEDDGRGIPFGMHPEEGVPVVEIVFTRLHAGGKFDKAAGGAYTFSGGLHGVGVSVTNALATRLDVTVWRDGKIAELGFADGDVVKPLATQGAGRGEKKSGTRVQVWPNPKYFDSPNLPLGELQRLLRSKAVLLPGVEVVLVNEKTGERQTWKYEDGLRGYLLDEMNGSELLIPLFEGERFADARSTDETFAEGEGASWVVAWSEEGSLVRESYVNLIPTPAGGTHESGLRDGLYQAVKSFVELHNLQPKGVKLLAEDVFARVSFVLSAKVLDPQFQGQIKERLNSRDAVKLVSSFSRPALELWLNQHVEHGKKLAELVIKQAQARTRAGQKVEKRKSSGVAVLPGKLTDCETEDIARNELFLVEGDSAGGSAKMGRDKEYQAILPLRGKVLNTWETERDRLFANNEVHDISVAIGVDPHSPDETVDLSNLRYGKICILSDADVDGSHIQVLLLTLFFKHFPQLIERGHVHVARPPLFRVDAPARGKKPAQKLYALDEGELEATLDKLRKDGVRETQWSISRFKGLGEMSAEQLWDTTMNPDTRRLMPVKLGELDYESTVARMTMLMGKGEAAARRGWLEEKGNDVEADI
- a CDS encoding multidrug/biocide efflux PACE transporter yields the protein MKQMNKTVTERLVHALTFELVAIALCAPIGAWLLDMPVSHVGVLTVMVSLIAMAWNMTFNTLFDRFERRAGLTRTVGMRVAHAVAFELGLVAMVVPVAAWWLNVSLVEALLLDLGIVLFFLPYTFCFNLAYDALRARWVARRVAVQAG
- a CDS encoding ATP-binding cassette domain-containing protein; this encodes MSLYSITGAQLAFGHVALLDHADFSLEAGERVGLIGRNGAGKSSLLKIVAGLAKPDDGLITRQQELVTVYVPQEPEFEPGATVFEAVASGLTHAREVLEEYDSIAHRLAETPEGAEHDALLARMNALQSSLDMHDAWNWRTRVSMTLAQIGLTDGDASVDALSGGMQKRVALARALVLQPDVLLLDEPTNHLDFDGIRWLEELLVSQRAGLLFITHDRAFLDRVATRIVELDRGGLLSYPGNFSAYQTRKAQQLEVERVENEKFDKLLAQEEVWIRKGVEARRTRSVGRIARLVQMRNERAERRNSQGNVRLDVAQGEKSGKIVAELKDVTKRYGDRTVVDTFSTSVMRGDKIGFVGPNGAGKTTLLKLILGELKPDTGTVRTGTNLQVAYFDQMRAQLDQDKSLADTISPGSEWVEIGGVRKHVMSYLGDFLFAPERARSPVKSLSGGERNRLLLARLFARPANVLVLDEPTNDLDIPTLELLEELLADYDGTVLLVSHDRAFLDNVVTSVIAAEGDGKWREYVGGFTDWQIQSERSQQLAQQEAAKRAVKEAAPVKEDPAKSAAGRNAQRTVKLSFNEQRELDALPQKIAALEEEQKTINAQLEDGAIFAKDPQEGRRLTERFAAIDDELLAALERWETLEAKRKPV
- a CDS encoding DUF4399 domain-containing protein, encoding MLNKKWIAGAVCVAALAVSTLARAEARVFFVEPKDGATVSSPVHVQFGLEGMALKPAGDMTPDTGHHHLLIDGKPVPKGDVIPASEHSLHFGKAQTETDVKLPPGKHTLTLQLGDGAHRSYGPELSSTITVNVK
- a CDS encoding CopD family protein → MSHAVAVALFLHLLAVAVWVGGMVFANFCLRPALSDLTPQLRLPLIEGVFGRFFNWVSGSVIVILLSGGFLLMAFGGAHATWTLHAMAGLGVVMMLIFGHIRFALFPRIRRAVQAQNWPDGARAVNTVRLLVVVNLVLGVVTIGAAVLSRGF
- a CDS encoding rubredoxin codes for the protein MSDVIEYQSWVCLICGWVYNEAEGLPDEGIPAGTRFADIPADWRCPLCDVGKEDFVVVDF
- the parC gene encoding DNA topoisomerase IV subunit A — protein: MDDNTSDLFAGSDAPDADALTLGNYAEQAYLSYAVSVVKSRALPDVCDGQKPVQRRILFAMNEMGLGPDAKPVKSARVVGDVLGKYHPHGDQSAYDALVRLAQDFSLRYPLIDGQGNFGSRDGDGAAAMRYTEARLTPISKLLLDEIDQGTVDFMPNYDGSFEEPKTLPSRMPFVLLNGASGIAVGLATEIPSHNLREVAAAAVALIRNPKLTHAELMNLIPGPDFPGGGQIISSDTEIAAAYETGRGSLKVRARWKIEDLARGQWQLVVTELPPSTSGQKVLEEIEELTNPKLKLGKKTLTPEQLNTKKAMLDLLDAVRDESGKEAAVRLVFEPKSRTIDQTEFVNTLLAYTSLESNATLNLVMIGADGRPGQKGLLTILDEWVKFRQLTMTRRSRHRLAKVDDRIHILEGRMIVFLNIDEVIRIIREADEPKAALMSAFGLTDRQAEDILEIRLRQLARLEKIKIEKELETLRDEKAKLEELLANESAMKRLMIKEIETDAKQYGDDRRTLIQQEKRATFEAKVVDEPVTVVVSQKGWVRALKGHGLDPAGFTFKAGDHLYAAFQCRTPDRLIAWGSSGRVYSVDVSVLPGGRGDGVPVTSLIELESGSHLMHYFAAPVDQQLLLASSNGFGFLAKVGDMVSRVKAGKAFMTIDAGAVPLAPMPVLPNATQVACLSSGGRLLVFGMDEMKTLSGGGRGVILMALDDKETLVQALAIDPAGVVLIGTGRGGKAQDETLSYAGLAPHIGKRARKGRAPETKLKVVNELRPLLG